The Urbifossiella limnaea genome has a window encoding:
- a CDS encoding N-acetylglucosamine-6-phosphate deacetylase, whose protein sequence is MAVTVLTNATLVLPDRLVPNGSLAFENGRIVAVSEAPTAGGIDLGGAYLAPGFVDLHVHGGDGADFMDGTAEAFRAVCRCHARHGTTSLTPTSTVAKMDQYLRFLELCGELAGDVPGGARIVGCHFYGPYFARPARGCHPDQEFLTPDEPNADAFTKLAATMPLVVTVAPEIPNAEWLVRTYSARGVRFNAGHSHATFPQVEAAVGWGVRHVDHLFCAMSDRARLRQTQTFPMRAGVMEATLYFDDLTTEVIADGKHLSPELLRLAYKLKGPDRLALVTDSMRAVDMPDGEYWFGAVGSGERIVKRDGVGVTLDETALASAVMGMDHCVRTMHRAAGVSLPEAVRMASLTPARILGIDADVGSLTVGKRADVVVLDSELDVRQVYVGGARVA, encoded by the coding sequence ATGGCTGTGACGGTTCTCACGAACGCGACGCTCGTCCTCCCCGACCGCCTCGTGCCGAACGGCTCACTCGCCTTCGAGAACGGCCGCATCGTCGCCGTGAGCGAGGCGCCGACGGCCGGCGGGATCGATCTCGGGGGCGCGTACCTGGCGCCGGGCTTCGTGGACCTGCACGTCCACGGCGGCGACGGCGCCGACTTCATGGACGGCACCGCGGAGGCCTTCCGTGCTGTGTGTCGCTGCCACGCCCGCCACGGCACCACGTCGCTGACGCCGACCAGCACCGTGGCGAAGATGGATCAGTACCTCCGCTTCCTCGAACTGTGCGGCGAGCTGGCCGGCGACGTGCCCGGCGGCGCCCGGATCGTCGGGTGCCACTTCTACGGCCCGTACTTCGCCCGCCCGGCCCGGGGCTGCCACCCGGATCAAGAGTTTCTGACGCCCGACGAGCCGAACGCCGACGCCTTCACGAAGCTGGCCGCGACGATGCCACTAGTCGTGACCGTCGCCCCGGAGATTCCGAACGCCGAGTGGCTCGTCCGCACCTACTCCGCGCGCGGGGTGCGCTTCAACGCGGGGCACTCGCACGCCACGTTCCCGCAGGTGGAGGCCGCGGTGGGCTGGGGCGTGCGGCACGTCGATCACCTGTTCTGCGCCATGTCCGACCGGGCCCGGCTGCGGCAGACGCAGACCTTCCCCATGCGCGCCGGAGTGATGGAGGCGACGCTCTACTTCGACGACTTGACCACGGAGGTGATTGCCGACGGGAAGCACCTCAGCCCTGAGCTGCTGCGGCTGGCCTACAAGCTGAAGGGGCCGGACCGGCTGGCGCTGGTGACGGACTCGATGCGGGCCGTGGACATGCCCGACGGCGAGTACTGGTTCGGGGCCGTGGGCAGCGGCGAGCGGATCGTGAAGCGCGACGGCGTGGGCGTGACGCTCGACGAGACGGCGCTGGCGTCGGCGGTGATGGGCATGGATCACTGCGTGCGGACGATGCACCGCGCGGCCGGCGTGTCGCTGCCGGAGGCGGTGCGAATGGCGAGCCTGACGCCGGCGCGGATTCTCGGCATCGACGCCGACGTGGGGAGCCTCACGGTGGGGAAGCGGGCGGACGTGGTAGTGCTGGATTCGGAACTCGACGTGCGGCAGGTGTACGTCGGCGGCGCACGCGTGGCGTGA
- a CDS encoding SDR family NAD(P)-dependent oxidoreductase, with translation MPRRNLAGLRVLVTGASQGIGRALCVVAAKKGCKVLAAARSQPLLGELAAEVRAAGGTIETVVADVTVPADREAMAAAARSAFGGLDVLVNNAGIGATGHFMDSDPQVLRTIFETNFFGLIETTRACLPLLREGVTPAIVNISSVVGRRALPARSLYSASKFAVAGFSEAIRAELAKDGIQVVVVSPGLTQTNFSKNMLEQKARMQMDHMRGMTSEEVAEATLKAIAAGKTEVTLTLKGKLLVLVNRFAPWVVDLFARKKVRELFAEEIAAREKRRAAAAS, from the coding sequence ATGCCGCGTCGGAACCTGGCCGGGCTGCGGGTGCTGGTCACGGGGGCGTCCCAGGGGATCGGCCGGGCGCTGTGCGTCGTCGCCGCCAAGAAGGGCTGCAAGGTGCTCGCCGCCGCCCGCTCGCAGCCGCTCCTCGGCGAGCTGGCCGCGGAAGTTCGCGCCGCCGGCGGCACCATCGAAACGGTCGTCGCCGACGTGACCGTGCCGGCCGACCGCGAGGCGATGGCGGCCGCGGCGCGGTCCGCGTTCGGCGGCCTCGACGTGCTCGTGAACAACGCCGGCATCGGCGCCACCGGGCACTTCATGGACTCCGACCCGCAGGTGCTCCGCACCATCTTCGAGACGAACTTCTTCGGCCTGATCGAGACGACGCGGGCGTGCCTGCCGCTGCTGCGCGAGGGCGTGACGCCGGCGATCGTGAACATCTCGTCGGTGGTCGGGCGGCGGGCGCTGCCGGCGCGGTCGCTGTACTCGGCGAGCAAGTTCGCGGTGGCCGGGTTCAGCGAGGCGATCCGCGCCGAGCTGGCGAAGGACGGCATCCAGGTCGTGGTGGTGAGCCCGGGCCTGACGCAGACGAACTTCTCGAAGAACATGCTGGAGCAGAAGGCGCGGATGCAGATGGACCACATGCGCGGCATGACCAGCGAGGAGGTCGCCGAGGCGACGCTGAAGGCGATCGCGGCCGGCAAGACCGAGGTGACGCTGACGCTGAAGGGGAAGCTGCTGGTGCTGGTGAACCGGTTCGCGCCGTGGGTCGTGGACCTCTTCGCCCGCAAGAAGGTCCGCGAGCTGTTCGCCGAGGAGATCGCCGCCCGCGAGAAGCGCCGGGCGGCCGCCGCGTCGTGA
- a CDS encoding transglutaminase-like domain-containing protein has product MRTWLPLILAVAAAPGLVAQPPRPSGPIVISPKRPDADPPGFIVIRPGGKVAPAAAQTPTLVTPTAAQNPAPAPNPDGNFDYWFAAAVEGERIGYLQWTAKSVEMNGKKYRHGTKHQQFTVDRFGQVVVQFGEESTVETPEGEVLLTTARQGLGKDQMLVLTGVVEGRTLKVKGEGVAATAADSVAWPMGVVGVAGEAKLFAGKKLAPGASFDYLTYFAQGNRVLKVTVTYDATEDTVLWQGVPARRLARYTSRMEPLGSLKLPAATTWADPDTGEPFRTEFDFPGLGGRVTFLRTTEAAAKAPIAKPLQLFNAQSIRLDREIADVHGRTSAVYKVTAARDDEPGTLFPTDARQEVKNLDAKAKTFELHVQAVRGPGMKAVPAPAPGPEFLGSSFFVNWDNAAVKGHAARAVAGLPPTAGAWDKAKAVERWVNQNMKAAEFSQSMATADNVARTLSGDCTEYAMLGAAMCRAVGVPSRTVLGLVYAPGPGGRPFLAYHMWFEAFAAGQWLPLDPTLGLGGVGPGHIKIADHSWHEERSFAPLFPVLRVLNAKPSVEVLRATP; this is encoded by the coding sequence GTGCGGACCTGGCTTCCCCTCATTCTGGCCGTCGCGGCCGCCCCCGGACTCGTCGCCCAGCCGCCGCGGCCGAGCGGCCCCATCGTCATCTCCCCGAAGCGGCCCGACGCCGACCCGCCCGGGTTCATCGTCATCCGCCCCGGCGGGAAGGTGGCCCCGGCAGCGGCGCAGACGCCGACGCTCGTCACGCCCACGGCCGCGCAGAACCCGGCGCCGGCCCCGAACCCCGACGGCAACTTCGACTACTGGTTCGCCGCCGCCGTCGAGGGCGAGCGGATCGGCTACCTGCAATGGACCGCGAAGTCCGTCGAGATGAACGGCAAGAAGTACCGCCACGGCACCAAGCACCAGCAGTTCACCGTGGACCGCTTCGGCCAGGTCGTCGTGCAGTTCGGCGAGGAGAGCACCGTCGAGACGCCCGAGGGCGAGGTGCTGCTGACCACGGCCCGGCAGGGGCTCGGCAAGGACCAGATGCTCGTCCTCACCGGCGTCGTCGAGGGGCGCACCCTGAAGGTGAAGGGCGAGGGCGTCGCCGCCACCGCCGCCGACTCGGTGGCGTGGCCGATGGGCGTCGTCGGCGTGGCCGGCGAGGCCAAGCTGTTCGCCGGCAAGAAACTCGCCCCGGGCGCCAGCTTCGACTACCTCACGTACTTCGCCCAGGGGAACCGCGTCCTCAAGGTCACCGTGACGTACGACGCCACCGAGGACACCGTGCTCTGGCAGGGCGTGCCGGCCCGACGGCTCGCCCGCTACACGTCGCGGATGGAGCCGCTCGGATCCCTGAAGCTGCCGGCCGCCACCACCTGGGCCGACCCCGACACCGGCGAGCCGTTCCGCACCGAATTCGACTTCCCCGGCCTCGGCGGCAGGGTGACGTTTCTCCGCACCACGGAGGCCGCCGCCAAGGCGCCGATCGCCAAGCCGTTGCAGCTGTTCAACGCCCAGTCCATCCGCCTCGACCGCGAGATCGCCGACGTCCACGGTCGCACGTCCGCCGTGTACAAGGTGACGGCCGCGCGCGACGACGAGCCCGGCACGCTGTTCCCGACCGACGCCCGCCAGGAGGTGAAGAACCTCGACGCGAAGGCGAAGACGTTCGAGCTGCACGTGCAGGCGGTGCGCGGCCCCGGCATGAAGGCGGTGCCGGCGCCGGCCCCCGGCCCCGAATTCCTCGGCAGCAGCTTCTTCGTGAACTGGGACAACGCCGCGGTGAAGGGCCACGCGGCGCGGGCCGTCGCCGGGCTGCCGCCCACCGCCGGCGCCTGGGACAAGGCGAAGGCCGTGGAGCGGTGGGTGAACCAGAACATGAAGGCCGCCGAGTTCTCGCAGTCGATGGCGACGGCGGACAACGTGGCCCGCACGCTCAGCGGCGACTGCACCGAGTACGCGATGCTCGGCGCGGCGATGTGCCGGGCGGTGGGGGTGCCGTCGCGGACGGTGCTGGGACTCGTGTACGCCCCGGGGCCGGGCGGCCGGCCGTTCCTGGCGTACCACATGTGGTTCGAGGCGTTCGCCGCCGGCCAGTGGCTACCGCTCGACCCGACGCTCGGCCTCGGTGGTGTGGGGCCGGGTCACATCAAGATCGCGGACCACTCGTGGCACGAGGAGCGGAGCTTCGCCCCGCTGTTCCCCGTACTGCGGGTGCTGAATGCGAAGCCGTCCGTGGAAGTGCTGCGGGCCACGCCCTGA
- a CDS encoding DUF4139 domain-containing protein — protein sequence MLRRKLVWSVPLAGAIGAGVAADRWLAATALADGKQDLRPAVTLPVTRVVMFNSGVGYFSRSGEVDGDARVDLAFQELDINDLIKSMVLEDFGGGRVAAVSYDSREPIERTLASFSINLNGDPSLAGVLQQARGERIEVTTNPTAQNQPGKLTGSIVGIELQAVPVGQTQMPVQVLNMWCAEGLRSVRLQEVQQLRFLNPVLESEFRRALEVLARNHDAQKKAVSVHFAGDGKRRVQVGYVIESPIWKTSYRLVLDAQGKGGKPYLQGWAVVENTTDEDWANVRMALISGRPISFKMDLYDPLFVPRPTVEPELFASLRPPTYDGGFAQRGVRPDPVAMNPATQNSAIFNPMFANPNFNGQGLVGNNFAFQNGFVNGGGGFGGGGFGGNLGGGLANNYAAPQMAVANTPQLQQQLAQNRMQLARLADAKAEKQNAANLGAQLAERLSTGAVTDAATAGKLGDYFQYAIDHPVSLARQKSALLPIVGKDIEATRVSIYNPAVQAKHPLLGLRFKNTSGVHLSQGPITVFEGSTYAGDTRVLDVQPGEERLVSYAIDLGTEVDPQNGPGSGRITSVKANKGHVTTVRKVREEKKYRIANRSQTDRTLVIEHPNRTNQQFKLVETDRPIEDTAGVYRFQVAVKAGEEKTFVVNEERDVATTVQLSNNPDQQIRFVLSLTEAPPALKQKLTEALKMKAAWDGQQRDLTQVKADLARVATDQDRIRKNLAATPREAEVYQTYLTRLATQEREIDALTAREKALMASEFTARKAFEDFLANLTD from the coding sequence ATGCTGCGCCGCAAGCTCGTCTGGTCCGTCCCCCTGGCCGGCGCGATCGGGGCCGGCGTCGCCGCCGACCGGTGGCTCGCCGCCACCGCACTCGCCGACGGCAAGCAAGACCTCCGCCCCGCGGTCACCCTGCCGGTCACCCGCGTCGTCATGTTCAACAGCGGCGTCGGCTACTTCTCCCGCAGCGGCGAGGTGGACGGCGACGCCCGCGTCGACCTGGCGTTCCAGGAACTCGACATCAACGACTTGATCAAGTCGATGGTCCTGGAAGACTTCGGCGGCGGCCGCGTCGCGGCGGTGAGCTACGACAGCCGCGAGCCGATCGAGCGGACACTCGCCAGCTTCTCGATCAACCTGAACGGCGACCCCAGCCTCGCCGGCGTGCTCCAGCAGGCCCGCGGCGAGCGGATCGAAGTTACCACCAACCCCACGGCGCAGAACCAGCCGGGCAAGTTGACCGGCTCCATCGTCGGCATCGAGCTGCAGGCCGTGCCCGTGGGCCAGACGCAGATGCCGGTGCAGGTGCTGAACATGTGGTGCGCCGAGGGGCTGCGCAGCGTGCGGCTCCAGGAGGTGCAGCAGCTGCGGTTCTTGAACCCGGTGCTGGAGTCGGAGTTCCGCCGGGCGCTGGAGGTGCTGGCCCGCAACCACGACGCCCAGAAGAAGGCCGTGAGCGTCCACTTCGCCGGCGACGGCAAGCGGCGCGTGCAGGTCGGGTACGTGATCGAGTCGCCGATCTGGAAGACAAGCTACCGCCTCGTCCTCGACGCCCAGGGCAAGGGCGGCAAGCCGTACCTCCAGGGCTGGGCAGTCGTCGAGAACACGACCGATGAGGACTGGGCAAACGTCCGGATGGCGCTCATCAGCGGCCGCCCCATCTCGTTCAAGATGGACCTGTACGACCCGCTGTTCGTGCCGCGGCCGACCGTGGAGCCGGAGCTGTTCGCGTCGCTGCGGCCGCCGACGTATGACGGCGGGTTCGCCCAGCGCGGCGTCCGCCCCGACCCGGTGGCGATGAACCCGGCGACGCAGAACTCCGCGATCTTCAACCCGATGTTCGCCAACCCGAACTTCAACGGCCAGGGGCTGGTCGGGAACAACTTCGCGTTCCAGAACGGGTTCGTCAACGGCGGCGGCGGGTTCGGCGGCGGCGGGTTCGGCGGCAACCTCGGCGGCGGCCTCGCCAACAACTACGCTGCCCCGCAAATGGCGGTCGCCAACACGCCGCAGCTCCAGCAGCAGCTCGCGCAGAACCGGATGCAGCTGGCCCGGCTCGCCGACGCGAAGGCCGAGAAGCAGAACGCCGCCAACCTCGGCGCGCAACTGGCCGAGCGACTGAGCACCGGGGCCGTGACCGACGCCGCCACCGCCGGCAAGCTCGGCGACTACTTCCAGTACGCCATCGACCACCCGGTGTCGCTGGCCCGCCAGAAGAGCGCCCTGCTGCCGATCGTCGGCAAGGACATCGAGGCCACGCGCGTCAGCATCTACAACCCGGCCGTGCAGGCGAAGCACCCGCTGCTGGGCCTGCGCTTCAAGAACACGTCGGGCGTGCACCTCAGCCAGGGGCCGATCACGGTGTTCGAGGGGAGCACGTACGCCGGCGACACGCGCGTCCTGGACGTGCAGCCGGGCGAAGAGCGGCTCGTGTCCTACGCCATCGACCTGGGCACCGAGGTCGATCCTCAGAACGGGCCGGGGAGCGGCCGCATCACGAGCGTGAAGGCGAACAAGGGGCACGTCACGACCGTGCGGAAGGTGCGCGAGGAGAAGAAGTACCGCATCGCCAACCGCAGTCAGACCGACCGCACGCTGGTCATCGAGCACCCGAACCGCACGAACCAGCAGTTCAAGCTCGTGGAGACGGACCGGCCCATCGAGGACACGGCCGGCGTGTACCGCTTCCAGGTGGCGGTGAAGGCCGGCGAGGAGAAGACGTTCGTGGTGAACGAGGAGCGCGACGTGGCCACGACGGTGCAGCTGTCGAACAACCCGGACCAGCAGATCCGCTTCGTGCTGAGCCTGACCGAGGCGCCGCCGGCGCTGAAGCAGAAGCTGACCGAGGCGCTGAAGATGAAGGCCGCGTGGGACGGCCAGCAGCGCGACCTGACGCAGGTGAAGGCCGACCTGGCGCGGGTGGCCACCGACCAGGACCGCATCCGCAAGAACCTGGCCGCGACGCCGCGCGAGGCCGAGGTTTACCAGACCTACCTGACGCGGCTGGCCACGCAGGAGCGCGAGATCGACGCGCTCACGGCCCGCGAGAAGGCGCTGATGGCGAGCGAGTTCACCGCCCGGAAGGCGTTCGAAGACTTCCTGGCGAACCTGACGGATTGA